From Kineosporia succinea, the proteins below share one genomic window:
- a CDS encoding DEAD/DEAH box helicase, producing MVAVVENETAAAPAVSWADLGTDPRIVDALVGAGMTAPFPIQSMTLPVAVAGSDVIGQAKTGTGKTLGFGIPLLHRVTGPKDPGYADLASPGAPQALAIVPTRELATQVAEDLKVASKNLSVRILTVYGGRAYEPQVEALKKGIEVVVGTPGRLLDLAQQGLLNLGNVRTLVLDEADEMLDLGFLPDVEKLMSLTPDGRQTMLFSATMPGAVVSLARKYMTQPTHIRASDPDDSGATVLAIAQFIYRAHAMDKVEMVARLLQAEGRGLSIIFTRTKRTAAKVADELADRGFAAAAIHGDLGQGAREQALRAFRNGKIDVLVATDVAARGIDVENVTHVVNYACPEDEKTYLHRIGRTGRAGNTGVAVTFVDWDDLHRWMMIDKALDLGIPEPAETYSTSPHFSEDLHIPAGVKGTLPRASRTRAGLDAEELEDLGETGKRGGGAKPASRRDGGRDSGRDGGRDGSRDGARGGRSRSRGRGSDALGSGEQAGDVEAGESVEGGEEQPREPRTRRPRQRRRTRNGLPVEGGTEGSPEDGTPGDVEGGAVEAAPNGADGDESTPATGPDSSEPKAPSRRGRRRSASSTSDAEDAGAEGTDAGTAEADDAGENGDGEGDAQKRRRRRRRGTRGSGSSAAAPAENAPAPAGSADS from the coding sequence ATCGTCGCCGTCGTCGAGAACGAGACCGCCGCGGCCCCGGCCGTGAGCTGGGCCGATCTCGGTACCGACCCGCGCATCGTCGACGCGCTGGTGGGCGCCGGCATGACCGCGCCGTTCCCCATCCAGTCCATGACCCTCCCGGTCGCCGTGGCCGGCAGCGACGTGATCGGCCAGGCCAAGACCGGTACCGGCAAGACGCTCGGCTTCGGCATCCCCCTGCTGCACCGCGTCACCGGCCCGAAAGACCCGGGCTACGCCGACCTGGCCTCGCCGGGCGCCCCGCAGGCCCTGGCGATCGTGCCGACCCGTGAGCTCGCCACCCAGGTGGCCGAAGACCTCAAGGTCGCGTCCAAGAACCTCAGCGTGCGCATCCTCACCGTCTACGGCGGCCGGGCCTACGAACCCCAGGTCGAGGCGCTGAAGAAGGGCATCGAGGTGGTGGTCGGCACCCCCGGCCGTCTGCTCGACCTGGCCCAGCAGGGCCTGCTGAACCTGGGCAACGTGCGCACCCTGGTGCTCGACGAGGCCGACGAGATGCTCGACCTGGGCTTCCTGCCCGACGTCGAGAAGCTCATGTCCCTCACGCCCGACGGCCGCCAGACGATGCTGTTCTCGGCCACCATGCCGGGCGCCGTGGTCTCGCTGGCCCGCAAGTACATGACCCAGCCCACCCACATCCGCGCCTCCGACCCCGACGACTCGGGCGCCACGGTGCTCGCGATCGCGCAGTTCATCTACCGCGCGCACGCGATGGACAAGGTCGAGATGGTGGCCCGGCTGCTGCAGGCCGAGGGCCGCGGGCTGTCGATCATCTTCACCCGCACCAAGCGCACGGCCGCCAAGGTCGCCGACGAGCTCGCCGACCGGGGCTTCGCGGCCGCGGCCATCCACGGCGACCTCGGTCAGGGTGCCCGTGAGCAGGCGCTGCGCGCGTTCCGCAACGGCAAGATCGACGTGCTGGTCGCCACCGACGTGGCCGCGCGCGGTATCGACGTCGAGAACGTCACGCACGTCGTCAACTACGCCTGCCCCGAAGACGAGAAGACCTACCTGCACCGGATCGGCCGTACCGGCCGCGCCGGGAACACGGGTGTCGCGGTCACCTTCGTCGACTGGGACGACCTGCACCGCTGGATGATGATCGACAAGGCCCTCGACCTCGGTATCCCCGAGCCCGCCGAGACCTACTCGACGTCGCCGCACTTCTCCGAAGACCTGCACATCCCGGCGGGCGTCAAGGGCACCCTCCCGAGGGCCTCGCGCACCCGCGCCGGGCTCGACGCCGAGGAGCTCGAAGACCTCGGCGAGACCGGCAAGCGCGGTGGCGGCGCCAAGCCGGCGTCGCGGCGCGACGGTGGCCGTGACAGCGGTCGCGACGGTGGCCGTGACGGTTCCCGTGACGGTGCACGTGGCGGTCGCTCCCGCAGCCGGGGCCGCGGTTCCGATGCGCTCGGCTCGGGCGAGCAGGCCGGCGACGTCGAGGCCGGCGAGTCGGTCGAGGGCGGCGAGGAGCAGCCCCGTGAGCCCCGCACCCGCCGTCCGCGCCAGCGCCGCCGCACCCGCAACGGCTTGCCGGTCGAGGGTGGCACCGAAGGCAGCCCGGAAGACGGCACCCCGGGCGACGTCGAAGGCGGCGCCGTCGAGGCCGCCCCGAACGGCGCCGACGGCGACGAGAGCACCCCGGCCACCGGCCCGGACAGCTCCGAGCCGAAGGCCCCGTCCCGCCGTGGCCGTCGCCGCTCCGCGAGCAGCACGTCCGACGCCGAGGACGCCGGCGCCGAGGGCACCGACGCCGGCACGGCCGAGGCCGATGACGCCGGCGAGAACGGCGACGGTGAGGGCGACGCCCAGAAGCGCCGCCGTCGTCGCCGTCGCGGCACCCGGGGCTCCGGCTCGTCCGCGGCCGCCCCGGCCGAGAACGCCCCGGCCCCGGCCGGTTCCGCCGACAGCTGA
- a CDS encoding P1 family peptidase: MVDARHDGPRWGSLTDVPGFRVGHAQRTEDGWLSGVTVVVPPAGTVGAVDVRGGGPGTHETDALDPTTLVPTVDAVTLTGGSAFGLASAGGVQRWCLEQGLGFAAGPVSDPRSVLVPIVPAAAVFDLGRGGDVATHPDAELGYEAAASAGFDTPRGVIGAGTGALAARMTLKGGIGSAALQLPGGVVVGALVVLNALGSPLDTTTGALLGTAFVPPGLPRPPMPSAAENASYLAELAAAAPPPAANTTLAVVATNATLDPARTRRTATAAHDGLARSLAPAHTLLDGDTVFALASGEVELDFPDVVAVQAAAADAVMLAVMDAVLAATGTDATAFGGVKVPSYRERFPSLVFP; the protein is encoded by the coding sequence ATGGTGGACGCACGACACGACGGCCCGCGGTGGGGTTCCCTCACGGACGTACCCGGCTTCCGGGTGGGGCACGCGCAACGCACGGAAGACGGCTGGCTGAGCGGGGTCACGGTGGTGGTCCCGCCCGCCGGCACGGTCGGGGCGGTGGACGTGCGCGGCGGCGGTCCCGGAACCCACGAGACCGACGCGCTCGACCCGACCACCCTCGTCCCGACGGTGGACGCCGTCACCCTCACCGGTGGAAGCGCTTTCGGCCTGGCCAGTGCCGGGGGCGTGCAGCGCTGGTGCCTGGAGCAGGGGCTCGGGTTCGCGGCCGGGCCGGTCTCCGACCCCCGTTCCGTGCTGGTGCCGATCGTGCCCGCCGCGGCCGTGTTCGACCTCGGACGGGGCGGCGACGTCGCCACCCACCCGGACGCCGAACTGGGCTACGAGGCAGCTGCTTCCGCCGGGTTCGACACCCCGCGCGGTGTGATCGGCGCGGGCACCGGAGCCCTCGCGGCCCGGATGACCCTCAAGGGCGGCATCGGCAGCGCAGCACTGCAGCTGCCCGGCGGGGTGGTGGTCGGTGCCCTGGTCGTGCTGAACGCTCTGGGCTCGCCCCTCGACACCACGACGGGCGCCCTGCTGGGCACCGCCTTCGTCCCGCCCGGCCTGCCCCGCCCGCCGATGCCTTCCGCTGCCGAGAACGCCTCGTACCTGGCCGAACTCGCCGCAGCCGCTCCCCCGCCGGCGGCGAACACCACACTGGCGGTGGTGGCCACCAATGCCACGCTGGATCCAGCCCGCACCCGCCGCACCGCGACCGCCGCCCACGACGGCCTGGCCCGCTCCCTCGCCCCGGCCCACACGCTGCTCGACGGCGACACGGTTTTCGCACTGGCGAGCGGCGAGGTCGAGCTGGACTTCCCGGACGTGGTGGCGGTGCAGGCCGCGGCGGCCGACGCGGTGATGCTGGCGGTCATGGACGCGGTGCTGGCCGCGACCGGCACGGACGCAACAGCTTTCGGAGGCGTCAAGGTGCCGTCGTACCGCGAGCGCTTCCCGTCACTGGTCTTCCCCTGA
- the corA gene encoding magnesium/cobalt transporter CorA: MARTNRTGLARSLALPRPQLRNVYPALRYGPLDVLKQRLDDDVDPNLGLLDAAVDWGLYRAGRRVQSVDFQHAVQQAQSGEGFVWLGLHEPSSEQLEQLGEVFSLHPLALEDSASPRQRPKLERHENDMFLAMRTLAYLDSTDREAGGDVVETGAVMVFVGEYFVITVRHGKHTALAGLRRRMEDDPEQLALGPSSVLHAVADKVVDDYLAVVDAVQQDLEEIESTVFAPRGSTDIERIYQLKRDVIEMKRTVQPLASPLRELSERPRRLIHAEIREYFRDVSDHLARVHEQVTGFDELLTSILQAGLARVSIAENEDMRKISAWVAIAAVPTMIAGIYGMNFDTMPELHQSWGYPAVLGLMATICAGLFRGFKRNGWL, from the coding sequence ATGGCTCGTACCAACCGCACCGGGCTCGCCCGGTCCCTGGCCCTTCCCCGGCCCCAGCTGCGCAACGTCTACCCGGCTCTGCGTTACGGACCGCTCGACGTGCTCAAGCAGCGTCTCGACGACGACGTCGACCCCAACCTCGGCCTGCTCGACGCCGCCGTCGACTGGGGTCTGTACCGCGCCGGGCGCCGCGTGCAGTCGGTGGACTTCCAGCACGCCGTGCAGCAGGCGCAGTCCGGCGAGGGGTTCGTCTGGCTGGGCCTGCACGAGCCGTCCTCCGAGCAGCTCGAGCAGCTCGGCGAGGTGTTCTCGCTGCACCCGCTGGCCCTCGAGGACTCCGCCAGTCCCCGTCAGCGTCCCAAGCTCGAACGCCACGAGAACGACATGTTCCTGGCCATGCGCACGCTCGCCTACCTCGACTCGACCGACCGGGAGGCCGGGGGCGACGTGGTCGAGACCGGCGCCGTGATGGTGTTCGTCGGCGAGTACTTCGTGATCACCGTGCGCCACGGCAAGCACACGGCGCTCGCCGGTCTGCGGCGTCGTATGGAAGACGACCCGGAGCAGCTCGCACTCGGCCCCTCGTCGGTGCTGCACGCCGTGGCCGACAAGGTGGTCGACGACTACCTGGCCGTCGTCGACGCGGTGCAGCAAGACCTCGAGGAGATCGAGAGCACGGTGTTCGCGCCTCGCGGCAGCACCGACATCGAGCGCATCTACCAGCTCAAGCGCGACGTGATCGAGATGAAGCGCACGGTGCAGCCGCTGGCCTCGCCTCTGCGTGAGCTCTCGGAGCGACCGCGGCGGCTGATCCACGCCGAGATCCGCGAGTACTTCCGCGACGTGTCCGACCACCTGGCCCGCGTGCACGAGCAGGTCACCGGCTTCGACGAGCTGCTGACCTCGATCCTGCAGGCCGGTCTGGCCCGGGTGTCGATCGCCGAGAACGAGGACATGCGCAAGATCTCGGCCTGGGTCGCGATCGCCGCCGTGCCCACGATGATCGCGGGCATCTACGGCATGAACTTCGACACCATGCCCGAGTTGCACCAGTCCTGGGGCTATCCGGCCGTGCTGGGGCTGATGGCCACGATCTGCGCCGGGTTGTTCCGGGGCTTCAAGCGAAACGGCTGGTTGTAG
- a CDS encoding RecB family exonuclease codes for MTGQPDLEHDQLELIGMPEPLYTCTPTRLVSWRECRRRYRFTYLDKPQPPKGAPWAHNSIGAAVHSALADWWHTEPGLRTRELAYQLVRRRWLGEGFADREQSAAAGRRAVGWVQDYLFDSATDPLAEPAGVEKTVNAKTARLSLSGRVDLIEDRGDELVIVDYKTGRHVPSEGDAFASLALAAYAVGVTRTYRRPCLQVELHHLPSGTRAVARYDGGGLERRIAEADSLGDAAAGADRAFAEGRRGDAVFPPSPSPGCAFCDFRRHCPEGRAASEEKPAWASQLPR; via the coding sequence GTGACCGGTCAGCCCGACCTCGAGCACGATCAGCTCGAGCTGATCGGCATGCCCGAGCCGCTCTACACCTGCACGCCCACGCGCCTGGTGAGCTGGCGCGAGTGCCGGCGCCGCTACCGCTTCACCTATCTCGACAAGCCCCAGCCGCCCAAGGGGGCACCCTGGGCGCACAACAGCATCGGCGCCGCGGTGCACTCCGCGCTGGCCGACTGGTGGCACACCGAACCCGGCTTGCGGACGCGCGAACTGGCCTACCAGCTCGTGCGTCGCCGTTGGCTCGGTGAGGGTTTCGCGGACCGCGAGCAGTCGGCCGCGGCCGGGCGGCGAGCCGTCGGCTGGGTACAGGACTACCTGTTCGACTCCGCCACCGATCCGCTGGCCGAGCCCGCGGGTGTGGAGAAGACGGTGAACGCGAAGACGGCCCGGCTCTCGTTGTCGGGGCGGGTCGACCTGATCGAGGACCGCGGTGACGAGCTGGTGATCGTCGACTACAAGACCGGTCGCCACGTGCCGTCCGAGGGCGACGCGTTCGCCAGTCTGGCCCTGGCCGCCTACGCCGTCGGCGTCACCCGCACCTACCGCCGCCCTTGCCTGCAGGTCGAGCTGCACCACCTGCCCAGCGGCACCCGGGCGGTCGCCCGCTATGACGGCGGCGGGCTGGAACGCCGTATCGCGGAGGCGGATTCACTGGGTGACGCCGCGGCCGGCGCCGACCGGGCGTTCGCCGAGGGCCGCCGCGGTGACGCGGTGTTCCCGCCGAGTCCCTCGCCGGGCTGCGCGTTCTGCGACTTCCGCCGGCACTGCCCGGAGGGCAGGGCGGCCTCCGAGGAGAAGCCGGCCTGGGCGTCGCAGCTGCCGCGGTAG
- a CDS encoding MaoC family dehydratase produces MQFGRTYEEFEVGAVYRHWPGKTVTEADDHLFCLITMNHHPLHLDAHYAEGSTEFGRNVVVGNLIYSILLGMSVPDVSGRAIANLEIESLRHTAPTFHGDTVYGETTVLDRWESTTKDDRGIVHVETIGYKQDGTLVCTFRRKVMVPKRNYLDRRGGDQPGRPVPRR; encoded by the coding sequence ATGCAGTTCGGGCGAACCTACGAGGAGTTCGAGGTCGGGGCCGTGTACCGGCACTGGCCGGGCAAGACCGTGACCGAGGCCGACGACCACCTGTTCTGCCTGATCACGATGAACCACCACCCCCTGCACCTCGACGCGCACTACGCGGAGGGCAGCACCGAGTTCGGGCGCAACGTGGTGGTCGGGAACCTCATCTACTCGATCCTGCTGGGGATGTCGGTGCCGGACGTGTCCGGCCGGGCGATCGCGAACCTGGAGATCGAGTCGCTGCGGCACACCGCCCCGACCTTCCACGGTGACACGGTCTACGGCGAGACCACGGTGCTGGACCGGTGGGAGTCCACGACGAAGGACGACCGCGGCATCGTTCACGTCGAGACCATCGGTTACAAGCAGGACGGAACTCTCGTGTGCACCTTCCGGCGCAAGGTGATGGTGCCGAAACGGAACTACCTGGACAGGCGGGGCGGTGACCAGCCGGGACGCCCGGTGCCCCGGCGCTGA
- a CDS encoding PHP domain-containing protein, giving the protein MRIDLHAHSSASDGTDSPAGVMEAAAAAGLDVVALTDHDTMAGVPAAAPLARELGLTLVPGAEISCQMHGIGVHMLGYLHDPDDEALLAEEEQTKVDRLTRAQRMVERLSVDFDISWDDVVRQCEPDAAVGRPHIADALVAAGAVKNRDEAFATVLHGRSPYYLPYHAPEAALIVRLVREAGGVPVMAHPRAGKRGRLVSDADIAELAEVGLVGVEVNHRDHAESDRTHLRRLAAGLGLLTTGSSDYHGTGKVNRIGENTTDPAVFEKIVALGTPERVVRP; this is encoded by the coding sequence GTGCGAATCGACCTTCACGCCCACTCCAGCGCCTCCGACGGAACGGACTCCCCGGCCGGGGTGATGGAGGCCGCGGCCGCAGCCGGGCTGGACGTCGTCGCACTCACCGACCACGACACGATGGCGGGCGTGCCGGCCGCCGCGCCGCTGGCCCGCGAGCTCGGCCTGACCCTGGTTCCGGGGGCCGAGATCAGCTGCCAGATGCACGGCATCGGCGTGCACATGCTGGGCTACCTGCACGACCCGGACGACGAGGCGCTGCTGGCCGAGGAGGAGCAGACCAAGGTCGACCGGCTGACCCGGGCGCAGCGGATGGTCGAGCGGCTCAGCGTGGACTTCGACATCAGCTGGGACGACGTGGTGCGGCAGTGCGAGCCGGACGCCGCGGTCGGGCGTCCGCACATCGCCGACGCGCTGGTCGCGGCGGGGGCCGTGAAGAACCGCGACGAGGCCTTCGCCACCGTGCTGCACGGCCGCTCGCCCTACTACCTGCCGTACCACGCGCCGGAGGCGGCGCTGATCGTGCGGCTGGTGCGGGAGGCCGGGGGAGTGCCGGTGATGGCCCACCCGCGCGCCGGTAAACGCGGGCGGCTGGTGTCCGACGCCGACATCGCCGAGCTGGCCGAGGTGGGCCTGGTCGGGGTCGAGGTGAACCACCGTGACCACGCCGAGTCCGACCGCACGCACCTGCGGCGCCTGGCGGCCGGGCTGGGGCTGCTCACGACCGGGTCGAGCGACTACCACGGCACCGGCAAGGTCAACCGGATCGGCGAGAACACCACGGATCCGGCGGTGTTCGAGAAGATCGTGGCCCTGGGCACGCCGGAGCGCGTGGTGCGTCCGTGA
- a CDS encoding aminopeptidase P family protein, whose amino-acid sequence MSENEPVVQGPEGESAKPQEVEHRERPNSAAFRAFIASGWAPRPAGLPARLPAAEYAADRRARLAAELPGERLVIPAGVFRVRSNDTDHRFRPHSAFAHLTGLGTDREPDSALVLEPSADGFEAVLYVQPRAERDSEQFYADPRYGELWVGVRPSLEEVAAETGLVCRPLDDLVDAITKDAEAVKVRIVRDADPALDAALDEARGADSLEADAELARVVSELRLVKDAFEVAEMRRAVDVTARGFADIVRALPEAVESVRGERVVETVFESRARREGNGVGYDTIAASGPHACTLHWIRNDGPVNANDLVLVDAGVEVDTLYTADVTRTLPVSGTFSEPQRRVYQAVLDAADAAFAAARPGVKFREVHAAAMRSIAATLASWDLLPSSAEESLTKEGQFHRRWMVHGTSHHLGIDVHDCAQARKEMYLDAELKPGMVFTIEPGLYFGPHDLLAPEELRGIGVRIEDDVLVTEDGVENLSAGLPRDPAGIEAWMASLRS is encoded by the coding sequence ATGAGCGAGAACGAACCCGTGGTGCAGGGCCCCGAGGGCGAGTCGGCGAAGCCGCAGGAGGTCGAGCACCGCGAGCGCCCGAACTCGGCGGCGTTCCGGGCGTTCATCGCCTCCGGCTGGGCGCCGCGTCCGGCCGGGCTGCCCGCCCGCCTGCCCGCCGCCGAGTACGCCGCCGACCGCCGCGCCCGGCTCGCCGCCGAGCTGCCCGGTGAGCGCCTGGTGATCCCGGCCGGTGTCTTCCGGGTGCGCAGCAACGACACCGACCACCGCTTCCGTCCGCACTCCGCGTTCGCGCACCTCACCGGCCTGGGCACCGACCGTGAGCCCGACTCCGCGCTGGTGCTGGAGCCGTCCGCCGACGGGTTCGAGGCAGTGCTCTACGTGCAGCCGCGGGCCGAGCGCGACTCCGAGCAGTTCTACGCCGACCCGCGTTACGGCGAGCTCTGGGTCGGCGTGCGGCCCAGCCTCGAGGAGGTCGCGGCCGAGACCGGCCTGGTGTGCCGGCCGCTCGACGACCTGGTCGACGCGATCACCAAGGACGCCGAGGCGGTCAAGGTGCGCATCGTGCGTGACGCCGACCCGGCGCTCGACGCCGCGCTCGACGAGGCGCGGGGCGCTGACTCCCTCGAGGCCGACGCCGAGCTGGCCCGCGTGGTGTCCGAACTGCGGCTCGTGAAGGATGCTTTCGAGGTCGCCGAGATGCGCCGCGCGGTCGACGTCACGGCCCGCGGTTTCGCCGACATCGTGCGCGCGCTGCCCGAGGCGGTCGAGTCGGTGCGGGGCGAGCGCGTCGTCGAGACGGTGTTCGAGAGCCGTGCCCGGCGCGAGGGCAACGGCGTCGGCTACGACACCATCGCCGCGTCCGGCCCGCACGCCTGCACCCTGCACTGGATCCGTAACGACGGCCCGGTCAACGCGAACGACCTGGTGCTGGTCGACGCCGGGGTCGAGGTCGACACGCTGTACACCGCCGACGTCACGCGCACCCTGCCGGTCTCGGGCACGTTCAGCGAGCCGCAGCGCCGCGTCTACCAGGCCGTGCTCGACGCCGCCGACGCCGCGTTCGCCGCGGCCAGGCCGGGGGTGAAGTTCCGCGAGGTGCACGCCGCCGCGATGAGGTCGATCGCCGCCACCCTGGCCTCCTGGGACCTGCTGCCCTCGAGTGCCGAGGAGTCGCTGACCAAGGAGGGCCAGTTCCACCGGCGCTGGATGGTGCACGGCACCAGCCACCACCTCGGCATCGACGTGCACGACTGCGCCCAGGCCCGCAAGGAGATGTACCTCGACGCCGAGCTGAAGCCGGGCATGGTCTTCACCATCGAGCCCGGCCTCTACTTCGGCCCGCACGACCTGCTCGCGCCCGAGGAGCTCCGCGGGATCGGGGTGCGCATCGAAGACGACGTCCTGGTCACCGAGGACGGGGTGGAGAACCTGTCCGCCGGCCTGCCCCGCGACCCGGCCGGGATCGAGGCCTGGATGGCGTCGCTGCGTTCCTGA
- a CDS encoding DUF6758 family protein, which yields MTLLRTCPRCGAVAQEPGDHGPTWTCEVHGPIVPVGPAQAPTQKLVRQVALDSLVPVWMPRPMPEGWELTGLQWAGAGAGGSVACVVAVSGPHPLPEMGDEEPTVDLMFVAEQPGIGLGAHLAGMDGVDPGPLLAEKAQHDPAEIKLTADDHEVPLWSVPLDGGLAYVGEASGVWLWMLAWPSSAALALLHRFSLVDARNEDTEPDLPCGALTPRLR from the coding sequence GTGACTCTTCTGCGTACCTGTCCGCGCTGCGGTGCGGTGGCCCAGGAGCCCGGAGACCACGGGCCCACCTGGACCTGCGAGGTTCACGGCCCGATCGTCCCGGTCGGCCCGGCCCAGGCGCCCACGCAGAAACTCGTCCGCCAGGTCGCGCTCGACTCGCTGGTGCCGGTCTGGATGCCGCGCCCGATGCCGGAGGGCTGGGAGCTGACCGGCCTGCAGTGGGCGGGCGCGGGGGCCGGCGGCTCGGTCGCCTGCGTCGTGGCGGTCTCCGGACCGCACCCGTTGCCGGAGATGGGTGACGAGGAGCCGACCGTCGACCTGATGTTCGTGGCCGAGCAGCCGGGCATCGGGTTGGGGGCGCACCTGGCCGGGATGGACGGGGTGGATCCCGGGCCGCTGCTGGCCGAGAAGGCCCAGCACGACCCGGCCGAGATCAAGCTGACGGCCGACGACCACGAGGTGCCGCTGTGGTCGGTGCCGCTCGACGGGGGCCTGGCCTACGTCGGGGAGGCGTCGGGCGTCTGGCTCTGGATGCTGGCCTGGCCGAGCTCCGCCGCGCTCGCCCTGCTGCACCGGTTCTCCCTCGTCGACGCACGCAACGAGGACACCGAACCCGATCTGCCCTGCGGTGCGCTGACTCCGCGCCTACGCTGA
- a CDS encoding ParA family protein, whose protein sequence is MGRVIAVANQKGGVAKTTTVASLGAAFVLRGLRVLLVDLDPQSSLTFSLGVDPDVVDHSISDVIRGEVLLSAARLRTSEGMDLVPSTIDLLAAEAMLLPAPQREFVVRRGLEEVLGAYDVVLLDCSPSLGLLTLNALAAADEVLVPLQCEMLSHRGVGQLLDTVADVHRLLNPRLRVRGLLPTMYDKRSVHARAVLADVKRRYRVPVLNPIPRSVKFAEAPSMGTTIVATSPSSSGARAYFRIADGLLRAWRFGGRKVAPARPSRGAHSYGPPSAAEPEDTAGAL, encoded by the coding sequence ATGGGCCGCGTAATCGCCGTTGCCAACCAGAAGGGTGGCGTCGCCAAGACCACCACGGTGGCTTCGCTCGGCGCCGCGTTCGTGCTGCGGGGCCTGCGAGTGCTGCTCGTCGATCTCGACCCGCAGTCGTCGCTCACGTTCAGCCTCGGCGTCGACCCCGACGTGGTCGACCACTCGATCTCCGACGTGATCCGCGGCGAGGTCCTGCTGTCGGCCGCGCGTCTGCGCACCAGCGAGGGCATGGACCTGGTGCCCTCCACGATCGACCTGCTGGCGGCCGAGGCCATGCTGCTGCCTGCCCCGCAGCGCGAGTTCGTGGTGCGCCGCGGGCTCGAGGAGGTGCTCGGCGCCTATGACGTGGTGCTGCTCGACTGCTCGCCCAGCCTGGGCCTGCTCACGCTGAACGCGCTGGCCGCCGCCGACGAGGTGCTCGTGCCCCTGCAGTGCGAGATGCTCAGCCACCGCGGCGTGGGCCAGCTGCTCGACACCGTGGCCGACGTGCACCGCCTGCTCAACCCCCGCCTGCGGGTGCGCGGCCTGCTGCCCACGATGTACGACAAGCGCTCGGTGCACGCCCGCGCCGTCCTGGCCGACGTGAAGCGCCGCTACCGGGTGCCCGTGCTCAACCCGATCCCGCGCTCGGTGAAGTTCGCCGAGGCCCCGAGCATGGGCACGACCATCGTGGCCACGTCACCGAGCTCGTCGGGGGCCCGCGCGTACTTCCGAATCGCCGACGGCCTGCTGCGGGCCTGGCGCTTCGGCGGCCGGAAGGTGGCCCCGGCCCGTCCTTCTCGGGGTGCTCACAGCTACGGCCCGCCGTCCGCGGCCGAGCCGGAAGACACGGCCGGCGCGCTCTGA
- a CDS encoding dethiobiotin synthetase, whose translation MAVCGPRDCTDEQAAAARQVGELLARAGVTVICGGGTGVMAAVAAGVRAGNGLVVGIRPGPDTTGASPDLSVTIVTNIGEARNAVIVWSADAVIAVGGSWGTLSEVALARRRGGIPVVVLDGWRVVGADGRPVDEGITHVTSPEEAVQQALSVA comes from the coding sequence GTGGCCGTGTGCGGGCCGCGCGACTGCACCGACGAGCAGGCCGCGGCCGCCCGGCAGGTCGGTGAGCTGCTGGCCCGGGCCGGGGTCACCGTGATCTGCGGCGGGGGCACCGGGGTGATGGCCGCGGTGGCCGCCGGGGTGCGGGCCGGCAACGGCCTGGTGGTCGGGATCCGTCCCGGCCCGGACACCACCGGGGCCAGTCCCGACCTGTCGGTGACGATCGTGACCAACATCGGTGAGGCCCGCAACGCCGTCATCGTCTGGAGCGCCGACGCGGTGATCGCGGTCGGCGGCTCGTGGGGCACGCTGAGCGAGGTGGCGCTGGCCCGGCGGCGCGGCGGTATCCCGGTCGTGGTGCTCGACGGCTGGCGGGTCGTGGGCGCCGACGGCAGGCCCGTCGACGAGGGCATCACCCACGTCACCAGCCCCGAAGAAGCCGTGCAGCAGGCTTTGTCGGTCGCCTGA
- a CDS encoding oxygenase MpaB family protein, with protein MEHRQVRPEAPRPLENWDALEHPADSGRPDEHALDADHDADHENDQGGQWGLFGPRTVTWRVHSDPLIGLATLRALAMQVLHPEGMANVFATARRVDDPWDRLQWAQRHIGAVVFGNSIEAAMTGARLRAVMGQVSGWSGDGDEFRGDDEELVLWMHCCQVASSVEVTRRGGLDLTDAEHETYLQEQVRTAAVWGLEPDRVPATRRDLTRYFRRVRPQLRMTHEARAFISSLLSPAVPDLIAMTQRNRPTWAPVAGLAWSSLPGWARTMYSSGPGDGAGSLAPAAATVALHSLRDELHRTRP; from the coding sequence GTGGAGCACAGGCAGGTCCGGCCCGAGGCACCGCGTCCCCTGGAGAACTGGGACGCGCTCGAGCACCCGGCCGACTCCGGCCGTCCCGACGAGCACGCGCTCGATGCCGACCATGATGCGGACCACGAGAACGACCAGGGCGGGCAGTGGGGCCTTTTCGGCCCCCGCACGGTGACCTGGCGAGTGCACTCCGACCCGCTGATCGGCCTGGCCACGCTGCGTGCGCTGGCGATGCAGGTGCTGCACCCCGAGGGCATGGCCAACGTCTTCGCCACGGCCCGCCGCGTCGACGACCCGTGGGACCGCCTGCAGTGGGCGCAACGTCACATCGGCGCGGTCGTCTTCGGCAACAGCATCGAGGCCGCGATGACCGGTGCCCGGTTGCGCGCGGTGATGGGCCAGGTCAGCGGCTGGAGCGGCGACGGCGACGAGTTCCGCGGCGACGACGAGGAACTCGTGCTGTGGATGCACTGCTGCCAGGTGGCCTCGTCGGTCGAGGTGACGCGCCGCGGCGGGCTCGACCTGACCGACGCCGAGCACGAGACCTACCTGCAGGAACAGGTGCGCACCGCGGCGGTCTGGGGCCTGGAGCCGGACCGGGTGCCGGCCACGCGCCGCGACCTGACCCGCTACTTCCGCCGGGTACGTCCCCAGCTGCGGATGACGCACGAGGCCCGCGCCTTCATCTCGTCCCTGCTGAGCCCGGCCGTGCCCGACCTGATCGCGATGACGCAGCGCAACCGGCCGACCTGGGCCCCGGTGGCCGGCCTGGCCTGGTCGTCGCTGCCGGGCTGGGCGCGCACGATGTACTCGTCCGGGCCCGGTGACGGCGCCGGTTCACTGGCTCCGGCCGCGGCCACGGTGGCCCTGCACTCGCTGCGCGACGAGCTGCACCGCACCCGCCCCTGA